The genomic stretch TCACGTGAATGTGCCGCCACTCGATCCGTGCCAGCAAGAGTTCGTTGATAATCGCCTTCGCGCTTTGCGCGTGAGGTAACAAGAAGTACAGGCGTCTCATGTTGGCCTCCGAAAGAGGGAGAGACCAGAGCAGGGCGTCGGACTCCCGTAAGTATTCTCGCGCCGACGAAAGATAGGAGGAAGTAGGGATGTCCGCCGAAAGGTGTGGGGAGTGACCCGCCATGTATGCGCAAGCGCTGCCGGACGACCCGGCGACTACTGAACCGCCTCTACGCATCCGGACACAGGTGCGCGCAATGCGGTAACCTGATGCAACGGTGGCGGCCTTTGCCATCGTTGGACAACGGCGTGCTCTCACGACTGAAGTCATGGAAAATTTCGACGACGCGCGCAACCGGATGGTCGAGCGTCAACTGCGAGCCCGAGGCATTCGCGACACGCGCGTGCTGGAGGCGATGCGCGCAGTGCCGAGGCACCGATTCGTCCCGGATGCGTTGTCCGAGTTCGCGTACAGCGATACGCCTTTGCCGATCGGCGAAGAGCAAACGATCTCGCAGCCGGCCGTGGTCGCAAGAATGATTGAAGCGGCGGAGGTCAAACCCGGCGACCGCGTGCTCGACGTCGGCACAGGCTCCGGCTATGCGGCCGCTGTGCTCGCGCAGCTTGCCGCTCACGTGGATAGTGTCGAGCGCCACCGCTCGCTTGCGGACCGCGCGCGCGCCGTGCTGGCCGAACAGGGTTACGACAACGTCGACGTATATCATGCCGACGGCACGCTGGGTCTGCCTGAGCGCGCGCCGTTCGACGCGATCATTGCAGCGGCGGGAGGGCCCCGGGTTCCGCAATCATGGCTCGACCAGCTGGCGCCCGGTGGGCGCATTGTCATGCCGATCGGACGGGGGCGCGAGCATCAGCGGCTCATCAAGCTGACGCGCAAAAGCGAAACCTGGTTCGATGAAGAGCATCTGGGTGATGTGGTTTTTGTGCCTTTGATCGGCAAAGAAGGATGGTTTTCGGATTCCGCTTAGCGCGGAGTGGCTTTTTTTTGTTCTGGTTGCTTTTGGTGGTGGTATTTGTCTGTTTTTTTTGAGGAGTGTTGGTTTTTTCCTGATTTTTTTGCCTGCGCGGCGCTATGGGTGTGTGCCTGTGGCGTTGGCCTTTCCTTGATTTCTTAGTGGTCTATTAGCGTCGCCCCTGTGCGGGGCAGGCACTTACTTTCTTTGCCGCCGCAAAGAAAGTAAGCAAAGAAAGCGGCTTCACACCGCTAATTCTTAAGCGGGTCCCCTGGCTTGGAGGGTGTAGTGGAGCATCTGGAATCGGTGCTCTCGCACATTCAGCCCTGGTGACAAGGCAGTCATACTTCCGGCGGCGCTGCGCGCGCCGTGGCGGTACTTCATTAAACCGCCCGCCATTTTTGCGCCATGTGGGACTTCACAAAACCAATCGTCGGTGTCGAGGCCTGCACTTGCTGTGGCGTTGTGGCGGGCACGTGCGTAGAGCTTTCGCCTCTCGCAACACGATTGCCCCCATCTGTCATATTGGCTCCACGCCGAGGCGAAGCCGATGCCCCCACCGCGCACAAACGAAGCCACTGGTTACCTCAGCGGACCGTTCCGGCGAGCACGTAGTGCGAGGCGGGAAGAATGGTGCCGGAAGTACATACCCGCGATCGGTGTTGGGAAGTACCGCTGCGGCGCGCGCAGCGCCGCCGGAAGTATGACGGCCTTGTCACCAGCGCGGAGTGCGCGAGAACACCGATTCCAGATGCTCCACTACCTCCTCCAAGCCAGGGGACCCGCTTAAGAGCTAGCGGTGTGAAGCCGCTTTCTTTGCTTACTTTCTTTGCGGCGGCGCCCCGAAGGAAGTCCACTTGGTGGGCAAAGAAAGTAAGTGCCTGCCCCGCACAGGGGCGACGCTAATAGACCACTAAGAAATCAAGGAAAGGCCAACGCCACAGGCACACACCCATAGCGCCGCGCAGGCAAAAAAATCAAATCGACCCCCGCGATCCCCGCTGCGCGGTGCCATCTCGCGAACGAACAACCCGCTCCCGCGCGATCTCAGCCAGTTGCCACGAAGCAAGCGCCATACATCCAAACACGACTTCGCGCATTCTCTTAACCAACGCCAACGAAAGCGCCGCATCGCGATCGACCCCAAACATCTGCGCGAGCAACACAACCGCGGCGTCCTGCACACCAAGCCCAGCCGGAATGAAAAATGCCGCGTGCCGAACTGCCTGGGTAATCGCCTCTATCGCGAGCGCGCCGCTTGGCGACACGGGATGCCCCAGCATGGCAAGTGCCCAGTAAGTCTCAAGAGCGCCTAGCGCGTAGCCGGCAAACTGCCACAGGAAACTGCGCAGCAACAGCCCGCCGCGAGACATCAACGCGTCGATCTCCCGGTCGAGCTGCTTGCCGTCGATGCTCCGCAATAGCGGATGCGCGTCGCCCAGCAAGCCGGCCGCCCAGCGTTCAATCGCGTGAAAAATGCCGCCACGGCGTGCGACCACGATCGCCATGACCGGCAGCGGAATGGAGAGCAAAAACGCCACGCCGATGCTTCGCAGTGCATCTGCGTGCTGTGCCGACACGACGATCAGCACAATGCCCAGCGCGGAAAACGCGTACTGCACGGCCATCGTCACAAGTACCTCGACGATGACCGATGCGCTCACGCTACAGGTGTCGGGCACGCGCCATCGCGCCAGCCGAATGCCGACAATTTCACCGCCGATGCTCGCCACCGGCACCAAACGGCTGACTGCCTCGCGCACGGTGGCGACCCACCACAGAAACCCGAGTGACGCCCGCTTGCCGAGCAGAAGCCGCCACGCATGGGCGTCGAGCAATAACGGCAACGCATGCAGCGGTACCAGCCATAACAGGACAAACCCGGCTTGCCCGATCACATGCATCACGTCGCCGATGCCATGATGCAAGGCGAGGGCAAGCAGCACCCCGATGCCGATCGGAAGCCCGGCCCACTGAAGCCACTTCATGCCGCTTGCAAACGGTGGGCGGACAGGTCGGCGAAACCGCCGCGCACGGTGCCCGCGGCATCGAGTGCCGCTGCGACGCGCGTGGACAGCAGTGCTGCGAGTTCGTCCGCATGCCGGTATGTCCGCATTCCCGCCGTGAGCGCGCCGTCCCCCGGCGAGGCAGGATGACAGTAGATTTCGCCGACGCCAGCGGGCAGGCGGGCGATCGCATCGAGCAGCGTGCTCTCGTCCATCTGTCCCGTGCGGGCAATGCCGACCACGTAATCGTTATGCGCGATGTCGGCCTGATCGAGCCGCGCGCGCATATGCGAAACCCAGGGTTTGAGCCACAGAGGCGTATCGAACTCGCAAGGCAGACGCATCGCCCGCATGCCGTACTCTTTGCCGATCTGCAGAATCAGCGAGAGTACCGTAGGGTGCATATGAAAGTGCTTGTGTGTATTGACGTGATCGAGCGGCAAACCCGTTCTCGCAAAAGCATCGAATTGGGCACGGATTTCCATCGCAAGTTGCGCGCGCACGTGCGGCAAAAAGAAGAAACGGAATCCGTCGCGCACCATGTTGTCGCCGAACACCCCCTGGGCGTCGACCAGTGCCGGGATCATGGCGCGCGGCAGGGTTGCCGCGCCGTCCGCAAGCACCAGATGCAAACCGACCCGCAGGCCCGGCAGAGACCGCGCCCGCTGGACGGCATCCTGTACAGCGGGCGCGCCGACCATCAGGCTTGCCGCGGTCAGTACGCCGTCCCGGCAGGCGAGCTCGACAGCTTCGTTGACACGCCGATGCAGACCGAAGTCATCAGCCGTGATGATCAGCCTGCGCTGCGGTTGCCGATTCGGCTGCGCGCGGTCACCGGCTACGCTCTCCATCACGCTTGGTGGGCGCGCAGGAACCGGAAGAATTCGACGCCTTCCCGCAGGCGCCGTTTCATCATGTCCCAGCTCGTCAGCATCTCGCGCAATATTTCCCAGATCTTCGAGGGCCGGAAATAGAAGCGCTTGTAGAAGTTCTCGAGCTGGTGGTAGATCTCGTCGCGCGACAGATGCGGATAGCCGATCGCCGCGAGTTGCACACCTTCCTTGCTGACGAGATTGATGACCTTGTTCTCTTCGAGCCAGCCGTTCTCGACCGCCTGGTTATACAGCGTCGTGCCCGGATACGGCGCGGCAAGCGACACCTGGATCGTATGCGGATTGATCTCTTTCGCGTACTCGATGGTCTTCTGGATCGTGTCCTGCGTCTCGCCCGGCAGCCCCAGAATGAAGGTGCCGTGAATCTTGATGCCGAGCTTGCGGCAGTCTTCGCTGAAACGGCGCGCGATGTCGGTGCGCAGCCCCTTCTTGATGTTCAGCAGGATCTGGTCGTCACCCGATTCGTAGCCCACCAGCAGCAGGCGCAGGCCGTTTTCCTTCATGATCTTCAGCGTCGAGTACGGCACGTTCGCCTTCGCGTTGCACGACCACGTCACGCCCAGCTTGCCCAGACCGCGGGCGATTTCCTCGACGCGCGGCTTGAAGTCGGTGAACGTGTCGTCGTCGAACATGATCTCCTTGACTTCAGGCATGTTGTCGCGAATCCACCTGACCTCTTCGAGCACGTTCTCGACCGAGCGCGTGCGGTAGCGGTGGCCGCCGACCGTCTGCGGCCACAGGCAGAAGGTGCACTTCGAGCGGCAGCCGCGGCCCGTGTAGATCGACACGTACGGGTGCTTCAGATAACCGATGAAATAGTTGTCGATCGTCAGATCGCGCTTGTAGACCGGCGCCACGAACGGCAGCTCGTCCATGTTCTCGAGGATCGGACGCGCTGCGTTGTGCTCGATCGAGCCGTCGGGCGCGCGATAGCTCATGCCCAGGATCTGCGCGAACGGCTTGCCTTCGGCCACTTCCTGGCAGGTGAAATCGAACTCTTCGCGGCAGACGAAGTCGATCGCCTCGCTCGCGGTCAGCGAATTGTGCGGATCGACCGCGACCTTCGCGCCGACCATGCCGATCAGCACGGAAGGCTTGCGCTTTTTCAGGTCTTCGGCGAACAGTGCGTCGGTGGGGAAGGACGGCGTGCTGGTGTGGATGATCACCAGATCGTATTGCTGCGCGATGTCGAGCGAGGCGTCGACGGACAGGCCGTCAGCGGGGGCGTCCAGTACGCGGCTATCGGGGATCAGTGCGGCGGGCTGCGCGAGCCACGTCGGATACCAGAACGAGCGGATTTCACGCCTGGCCTGGTAGCGCGAACCCGCGCCACCATCGAAACCGTCGTACGACGGCGCCTGCAAGAACAGCGTTTTCATGAATGCTTCGCCTATCAGATTGGGATGCAATGATTGTTTGTGTGAATGATGCCGCACCGGCTTGATCGGGCACCGGGTTGGACTTGAATGCTTATCTGCCGTCGGAAGCCTTCATAATCCTCGGGCGTGGCCGCGTGACGCGATTATCCACCGGCACGCGCTCCCCGCGCCACATCACGTTCGAGCCGAATGCCGCGGCCAGCCACTGTGCGGCCAGCAGGATATCGCGCAGCGGCACAAGCGGGAGATCGCGCCAGAAGGAGCGCGAGTGGCGAGCGCTGCGCGCATGCAGCATCACGCGCGACAGAGCGCTCACGATCGTGCTGACCACCATCGCCTTGGCCGCGAGCGGATGCAAGCCGGCCTCCGCGCCTACGTGGAAATAAAGCGCGAGCAGCGTGCCGGCGAGCACCCACGGTGTCGTGAACGTGATAAAGAGGCTCGCGAAGCCGAACCGGTTGACTGAACGGATAGTACGCAACCAACGCGTTTCGCGCTGCCACAACGTCGCAAACGTGGGTTCGATGACATCGGTGGCCACCATCACCTCGGACAGAACCGTGCGCAGGCCAAGGGCGCGGACATGCTCGGCGAGCCAATAATCGTCCGCAAGCGAATCCTTGATCGCCGCGAATCCGCCGATACGCGCGAGTGTCGCGCAACGCAGCACGAGGGTCGCGCCGAATCCGAAGCGCCGCGAGCCTCCTGCATGGGCAACACGTACCGAAGGTGCGAACCATTCATTGATAAAAAGCGCACCGACGCGCGGCCAGAAGCCGCCGACACCCTGTGCCCGGTAAAGGCAGGTCACGACGCCCACCTCCGGATCAGCCAGCGGCGCCGACACCGTTGCCAGGTAGTCCGGTTCGACAGCGATGTCGCTATCGGCGATCACAATGATGTCGTGCCGCGCCAGCCCGGCCATATTGATCAGGTTACTGACCTTGAGATTGCTGCCGTGCACGCTTGCATCGACCGCAAGCTGTATATCGACCTGCGGATACGCAGCCTGCAAACGCCGAACGACAGCAATCGCCGGATCGCTCGGCGACGACACGCCGAATAAAAGTTGAAAGCACGGATGAGTCTGCTCGCAAAACGTCGCCAGATTCTCATACAGCCTCGGCTCCGCGCCGCAGAGCGGCTTTAGCACGCTGACGGCGGGAGCCGGTCGAGTTCCATCAACAGGCGCGTTCCCGGTTCGTTCCGTGCCGAAGAAGGGCATTGCCAAAGCGGCAAACACGCCATAAATCGTGGCGAAGCAACACACCGTCATCAGCAGCCATTGGCAAACCGACAGCGAATGGGCCGTCATCTTCCGCTACTCCTGGCAGCCCGCCGCGCATCTGCCGGCAGGCGACTCAAGGAATTTTCATAAGGCACGCAAATGCGCATGATCTCAACTTCCCTTTGCATATCTTTTCGTTCGACGCTTTCCGCTTCAGCACACTGCAACAGGCGACATAATTTGAGTATTGTAATGTTTGAAATAATACAGACAGAATTGCAAGTCTGAAGATGGTTTGATTCGCCTGCTCTTATCAGTTCTGTGTCTTCGCTATCGTCGCACGGTCACTGAGCGCCGATGGAACCAGACTTTTACTTACCTGTCACTTACCCGCCACAGTGAAGCTGGAGACCAGCCCGCTTGCGGGTGCCGCAAATTCTAGCAATGCCCGCATCCGCTTTGAGTGTCTGAATGTGCATTTCATCGTTACATTAAATAGGACTTGCTCTATTCCATTGCGTGCAGCACATGAACTGGTTTAGCGCGCCGCCTTCGGCGTTCATGGATGTGCAGACAGCTTCACGTCCGAATGGTGTTGCCGATTGAACTGGTGTTCAAGACGAATCCGAAGTCCTTTATCGAGCTGCAAGAGCTGTTCGCGCACGGATCGCACACGTTGCTCGCTGGTACCCTGCAAGCTGATTCGCTGATCCAGCAGGTCACCTCTGCGCACTATCGTCCAATCGGAAACACAGGCTTGCTCATCCTTCATACAGTCCAGAATCTGGTCGACGATGTCCAGATCGGGACCGGAGACGACGTTCAGAATATGGGTCAATCGAAAGCCTGGAAGACAATTTTCGAAATCGTCTTCAGTACCGCTGGTGCCGGTCGAGGAAGGTGGGCAGGACGTTGCGTGATGCATAGCGACTCCGGAAAGAGATGAATCGAACCGGTGCAAGCTATGCCGCTCCCGCTTCGTTGCCGACTATCGGCCGCATTGCCTTCAAGGAAGGCTTCCACCTTGCCCGGGAGGGGCAGGTTGGCGTCGGTGTGCTACCGACTCTTAATGCATTTTCGATGATAACAAAATTTCGAACAGCCTGCCTCCGACGCAACGAACCGCTTTGTCCAAATCCCGAGGCCCCGGCGCGTTCTCGCGATCGGGCACACCGCCGCTTGCGACGTTGGATTGTTCCTCGTGCTGCGCACCACGGGAAATTGTAGCGAAAAGCGAGAAACTGCGTTCATCAAACGGCCGCTGATCATTCATGCGGGATAGCCGATACTCGCAGGGCAGGTTCTCCCTGCTTCGCTGTGTAGTTCCGAGGCGACCCGGTGATCGAGAAGTGCCGGCAAGTGACCCCCATGTCAACCCCGCATCTTTTTATGCAGAAGAAACTTTGCGGATCTCCGCGTGCCGCTGCGATTGTTCTTGCCGCGATTCGCGCAAATGCGAAGCGAAGCATCCTGTCCTGGTCGACTATTGCCCTGATAGCGGCCAGTGTCGCGACAGGTTGCTCTTCGGTGACGGACGTCGTTGCGAGTGACAAACCTGACGTCTACATGGTGACGGCGCAAGCGACCGGCACCAGTCTCGCCTGGGCGCAAGCGCACGAGAAGGCTGTGTCCGCGGCGGCTGGTTACTGCAAGCAGAAGGGGATGCAGTCCGCGATCAAATCAGAAGTGACAAGCGGCGTGAGCCATCTCGAACAACATAGCGCCACCGTGTCGTTTGAGTGCCACCGTCAGATATGGGCTGTCGCCACCGGCGCAGCGCATTGAGCGCGGAGCGTCGCGGCATGACAAAAGCGGCGGCAAGGGTGCCGTCGCTTCGCATTTCCTGACCTGGCCGTTTCGGTGACCCGGGTACGTTTCAAACACTATTTCGTATTGACGAGATCGGAAAAGGCGCAAATCAGACGGAGGCGTCCTCGTTCAGCTCCTTATCCGAATCGTCCACAGCTGTATCTTCACCGCCGTGTATGCCGTACGCGACCATCAGCCGATACAGCGTGACGCGCGAGATTCCGAGCGCCGTCGCCGCTTTGCCCACCCGGTAATCGTAGCGCCGCAATGCGAATTCGATCGCGTTGCGTTCGGCCACTTCGCGGACAAGGTCGAGCGACGTCGTTTCCTTGTCGATCGGCGATCCGAGGTCGAGATCATGGGGCGTCAGCAGCCTGCCTTCAGCCATCACGAGCGCGCGGCGCACGCGATTGATCAATTCGCGCACATTGCCGGGCCATTGGTAATTGCACATAGCGTCGATCGCCGACGGCGTGAAGCCGCGAATCTTGTGGGTGCTTTCGGTCTTGTACTTCTGCAGGACGTAATGCGCGAGTATTTCGATGTCTTTGCCGCGTGCACGCAGCGGCGGCTCGTCGATACGCAGCACGCATAGACGATGGAACAAATCGGCGCGGAAGCGCCCATCGAGTATTGCGGCTTCGAGGTCGACGTGGGTCGCCGAAATTATCCGTATGTCGACGGGAATCGATTCGTTGCCGCCGAGCCGCTCGATCTTGCCTTCCTGCAGGAAGCGCAACAGGCTCGCCTGCGCCGCGAGCGGCATGTCGCCGATTTCGTCGAGAAACAGGGTGCCGCCATGCGCCGATTCGATGCGGCCGATCTTGCGCTGCTCCGCGCCGGTGAACGCACCGCGTTCGTAGCCGAACAATTCCGATTGCAGAAGGTGCTGCGGAATGGCACCGCAATTGATCGCAATGAACGGCGCCTTGCGCCGCGGCGAGCGCTGGTGGATCGCGAGAGCGGTGAGCTCTTTGCCGGTGCCCGATTCACCTGAAATGAACACACTGGCATTTGCGTTGGCGACCTTGCGGATTATGCCGAAAAGCCGCTGCATCGCATCGCAGGTGCCAACCATCTCGTTGTCGCCCGGGAGGGCGGCTTCGGCGGCATTATCAAGGTAATCCAACGCTGCCATGCCTAGAGCATGGCTGAGCACATGGGAAATCGAGTCAGGCGACAGCGGCAGCGTGATGTAATCGAAACAATAATTGCGAATCAGTTCGCGCACCGCGCGGCTTGCCGGTTGGCCTTCGGCCGTCACAGCTACCCAGCCGATGGTCGATTGGCTCAGGCACGCCTTGAGGGCA from Paraburkholderia sp. IMGN_8 encodes the following:
- a CDS encoding protein-L-isoaspartate(D-aspartate) O-methyltransferase produces the protein MENFDDARNRMVERQLRARGIRDTRVLEAMRAVPRHRFVPDALSEFAYSDTPLPIGEEQTISQPAVVARMIEAAEVKPGDRVLDVGTGSGYAAAVLAQLAAHVDSVERHRSLADRARAVLAEQGYDNVDVYHADGTLGLPERAPFDAIIAAAGGPRVPQSWLDQLAPGGRIVMPIGRGREHQRLIKLTRKSETWFDEEHLGDVVFVPLIGKEGWFSDSA
- a CDS encoding lysylphosphatidylglycerol synthase domain-containing protein; translation: MKWLQWAGLPIGIGVLLALALHHGIGDVMHVIGQAGFVLLWLVPLHALPLLLDAHAWRLLLGKRASLGFLWWVATVREAVSRLVPVASIGGEIVGIRLARWRVPDTCSVSASVIVEVLVTMAVQYAFSALGIVLIVVSAQHADALRSIGVAFLLSIPLPVMAIVVARRGGIFHAIERWAAGLLGDAHPLLRSIDGKQLDREIDALMSRGGLLLRSFLWQFAGYALGALETYWALAMLGHPVSPSGALAIEAITQAVRHAAFFIPAGLGVQDAAVVLLAQMFGVDRDAALSLALVKRMREVVFGCMALASWQLAEIARERVVRSRDGTAQRGSRGSI
- the hpnK gene encoding hopanoid biosynthesis-associated protein HpnK, with the protein product MESVAGDRAQPNRQPQRRLIITADDFGLHRRVNEAVELACRDGVLTAASLMVGAPAVQDAVQRARSLPGLRVGLHLVLADGAATLPRAMIPALVDAQGVFGDNMVRDGFRFFFLPHVRAQLAMEIRAQFDAFARTGLPLDHVNTHKHFHMHPTVLSLILQIGKEYGMRAMRLPCEFDTPLWLKPWVSHMRARLDQADIAHNDYVVGIARTGQMDESTLLDAIARLPAGVGEIYCHPASPGDGALTAGMRTYRHADELAALLSTRVAAALDAAGTVRGGFADLSAHRLQAA
- a CDS encoding sigma 54-interacting transcriptional regulator, which codes for MTAGPAQSAPLLRPDTQRRLICVARAPSDVLLANMRAVGWDVTVAKTAAGAEAATKKTGVAAGLIDFDGFAPRDFDALKACLSQSTIGWVAVTAEGQPASRAVRELIRNYCFDYITLPLSPDSISHVLSHALGMAALDYLDNAAEAALPGDNEMVGTCDAMQRLFGIIRKVANANASVFISGESGTGKELTALAIHQRSPRRKAPFIAINCGAIPQHLLQSELFGYERGAFTGAEQRKIGRIESAHGGTLFLDEIGDMPLAAQASLLRFLQEGKIERLGGNESIPVDIRIISATHVDLEAAILDGRFRADLFHRLCVLRIDEPPLRARGKDIEILAHYVLQKYKTESTHKIRGFTPSAIDAMCNYQWPGNVRELINRVRRALVMAEGRLLTPHDLDLGSPIDKETTSLDLVREVAERNAIEFALRRYDYRVGKAATALGISRVTLYRLMVAYGIHGGEDTAVDDSDKELNEDASV
- the hpnI gene encoding bacteriohopanetetrol glucosamine biosynthesis glycosyltransferase HpnI, producing the protein MTAHSLSVCQWLLMTVCCFATIYGVFAALAMPFFGTERTGNAPVDGTRPAPAVSVLKPLCGAEPRLYENLATFCEQTHPCFQLLFGVSSPSDPAIAVVRRLQAAYPQVDIQLAVDASVHGSNLKVSNLINMAGLARHDIIVIADSDIAVEPDYLATVSAPLADPEVGVVTCLYRAQGVGGFWPRVGALFINEWFAPSVRVAHAGGSRRFGFGATLVLRCATLARIGGFAAIKDSLADDYWLAEHVRALGLRTVLSEVMVATDVIEPTFATLWQRETRWLRTIRSVNRFGFASLFITFTTPWVLAGTLLALYFHVGAEAGLHPLAAKAMVVSTIVSALSRVMLHARSARHSRSFWRDLPLVPLRDILLAAQWLAAAFGSNVMWRGERVPVDNRVTRPRPRIMKASDGR
- the hpnJ gene encoding hopanoid biosynthesis associated radical SAM protein HpnJ, which encodes MKTLFLQAPSYDGFDGGAGSRYQARREIRSFWYPTWLAQPAALIPDSRVLDAPADGLSVDASLDIAQQYDLVIIHTSTPSFPTDALFAEDLKKRKPSVLIGMVGAKVAVDPHNSLTASEAIDFVCREEFDFTCQEVAEGKPFAQILGMSYRAPDGSIEHNAARPILENMDELPFVAPVYKRDLTIDNYFIGYLKHPYVSIYTGRGCRSKCTFCLWPQTVGGHRYRTRSVENVLEEVRWIRDNMPEVKEIMFDDDTFTDFKPRVEEIARGLGKLGVTWSCNAKANVPYSTLKIMKENGLRLLLVGYESGDDQILLNIKKGLRTDIARRFSEDCRKLGIKIHGTFILGLPGETQDTIQKTIEYAKEINPHTIQVSLAAPYPGTTLYNQAVENGWLEENKVINLVSKEGVQLAAIGYPHLSRDEIYHQLENFYKRFYFRPSKIWEILREMLTSWDMMKRRLREGVEFFRFLRAHQA